Sequence from the bacterium genome:
TTGCTTAAAGTAATCCTTGGCTTGATAAATCCAAAGGGTGGAGAAATTAAAGTTTTTGGAGAAAAGCCTAATAAGGTAAGGAGATTTGTAGGATATGTTCCGCAGACCCGTATTTTTGATCGGGAGTTTCCTGTGAACGTTTGGGATGTTGTGTTGATGGGCAGACTTTCCCACACGAGCCTATTTAACTATTACAGTGAGGAAGATAGAAATATTACCCATCAAGCTCTCAAGACCGTAGAAATGCTTGATTTCAAATATAGACAAATAGGCAAACTCTCTGAAGGTCAGAGACAAAGGGTTTTTATCGCTAGAGCTCTTACCTCTGAACCTAGGCTTCTTCTTCTTGATGAACCGACAGCAAGTGTTGATACGCATATGCAGCAAGGAGTTTATGAGTTATTAAAAAGATTAAAGGATAAGATGGCAATTGTCTTAGTGTCGCATGATATTGGAGTAATTTCGAGTTTCGTAGATAAGATTGCTTGTCTTAACCGC
This genomic interval carries:
- a CDS encoding ABC transporter ATP-binding protein — its product is MNSEKEIVSLKNIYVDYDDQTVLEGVSLSIKANDFLGIIGPNGGGKTTLLKVILGLINPKGGEIKVFGEKPNKVRRFVGYVPQTRIFDREFPVNVWDVVLMGRLSHTSLFNYYSEEDRNITHQALKTVEMLDFKYRQIGKLSEGQRQRVFIARALTSEPRLLLLDEPTASVDTHMQQGVYELLKRLKDKMAIVLVSHDIGVISSFVDKIACLNRRLFYHNSKEITRKDLETVYQCPVEMIAHGIPHRVMKEHKEK